The Shewanella zhangzhouensis genome has a window encoding:
- a CDS encoding FAD:protein FMN transferase yields MTGSKLSAGRIRFSAMASDCELLFIGASHPQANTLAKLAISEVRRIEAKFSRFLPESELSRINASAGDDLSIDAETAGLLQFAADCYRLSGGLFDITVAPLQRLWGFGLNEMWLPTNTDVQATLEHIGFDRLRFYKDQGCWRLFLPAGMSLDFGGIAKEYAADRALVLIERQARALGLDVAVLVNLGGDIAASRYPWRIGVEGVHAESDSEMLQAEASGLVEFPGGGLATSGDTKRFVLVDGKRVGHILSPKTGYPVPDAPRSVTVLAPSASAAGMLSTMAMLKGEGAEAFLSGEGLVHLVQR; encoded by the coding sequence ATGACAGGCTCCAAGCTGAGTGCAGGGCGGATACGCTTCAGCGCCATGGCGAGTGACTGTGAACTGCTGTTTATCGGTGCTAGTCACCCGCAGGCTAACACTCTTGCGAAGCTCGCCATCAGCGAGGTGAGGCGTATTGAAGCCAAGTTCAGCCGCTTTTTGCCAGAGAGTGAGCTTAGCCGCATCAATGCCAGTGCTGGCGATGACCTCAGTATCGATGCCGAAACCGCGGGGCTGCTTCAGTTTGCTGCCGACTGTTACCGGCTATCAGGTGGGCTTTTTGACATTACTGTGGCGCCGCTACAACGCCTGTGGGGCTTTGGCCTGAATGAAATGTGGCTCCCCACAAATACTGACGTTCAAGCTACCCTTGAACACATCGGCTTTGACAGGCTGCGCTTTTACAAAGACCAAGGCTGTTGGCGACTCTTTTTACCCGCAGGTATGAGTCTGGATTTTGGTGGCATAGCCAAAGAATATGCCGCCGACCGGGCGCTCGTTTTGATAGAGCGGCAGGCCAGGGCCCTTGGGCTTGATGTTGCTGTGCTGGTAAACCTTGGCGGTGACATAGCCGCGAGTCGCTATCCCTGGAGGATTGGGGTTGAAGGTGTCCATGCTGAAAGTGACTCTGAGATGTTGCAGGCGGAAGCCTCGGGTCTTGTTGAATTTCCCGGCGGCGGTCTTGCAACCAGCGGTGATACCAAACGCTTTGTGCTGGTGGACGGTAAGCGCGTCGGCCATATCCTGTCACCCAAAACCGGTTATCCGGTGCCGGATGCGCCGCGCTCAGTTACAGTACTTGCCCCCAGCGCCTCTGCAGCGGGAATGCTGTCGACCATGGCCATGCTAAAGGGCGAGGGCGCGGAGGCCTTTCTTAGCGGTGAAGGGTTGGTGCATTTGGTGCAGCGCTGA